In Enterobacter sp. 638, a single window of DNA contains:
- a CDS encoding MurR/RpiR family transcriptional regulator: MSENENLLLRLRQGVSGYSPTQQKLGSFVLNDPSRVLYLTITELARESDTSEASVTRLCRTLGCKGYTEFKMALALDVQREHVPLKKGDEIDEIVEESILALQDTSRLLDREILLKAAQALHQSRSVYIYGVAASAIIGDYLHYKLLRLGKPAQLFSDMHRASMNATTLTSDDLVVAISSSGSTRDLLHVVKLARKRGAHVLALSNTPRSPLTSLSDMLLVAAKPEGPLSAGALNAKVGVMLLVELLATTMISLDDRYGDASQQTASATLPLLL, encoded by the coding sequence ATGTCAGAAAATGAAAATCTGCTGCTCAGGCTGCGCCAGGGCGTCTCTGGATACAGCCCGACACAGCAAAAGTTGGGATCGTTTGTCCTGAACGATCCTTCCAGAGTGCTCTACCTGACGATTACCGAGCTGGCGCGCGAAAGCGACACCAGCGAAGCGAGCGTGACGCGGCTATGCCGCACGCTAGGGTGTAAGGGATATACCGAATTTAAGATGGCGCTGGCGCTGGATGTTCAGCGTGAACACGTGCCGCTAAAGAAAGGCGATGAGATTGATGAAATCGTCGAAGAGTCGATTCTGGCACTACAGGATACTTCTCGTCTGCTCGACCGGGAGATTCTGTTAAAAGCCGCTCAGGCACTACACCAGTCGCGTTCCGTTTATATTTATGGCGTGGCGGCAAGCGCGATTATCGGGGATTATCTGCACTATAAATTGCTTCGCCTCGGCAAGCCGGCGCAGTTGTTTAGCGATATGCATCGTGCGTCGATGAATGCGACGACCTTAACGTCTGACGATTTGGTGGTGGCCATTTCGAGTTCTGGCTCGACGCGGGATCTTTTACACGTCGTGAAACTCGCGCGAAAACGTGGCGCGCACGTGCTGGCGCTGAGTAATACGCCGCGAAGCCCGCTGACATCTTTAAGCGATATGTTGCTGGTAGCAGCGAAGCCTGAAGGCCCGCTCAGCGCGGGTGCGCTGAATGCCAAAGTCGGCGTGATGCTGCTTGTGGAGCTTCTGGCAACGACCATGATTTCGCTGGACGATCGGTATGGTGACGCCAGTCAGCAAACGGCCAGTGCGACGCTTCCCCTGTTGCTGTAA
- the cysJ gene encoding NADPH-dependent assimilatory sulfite reductase flavoprotein subunit — protein MTTQAPPSNLLPLNPEQLARLQAATTDFSPTQLAWVSGYFWGMLNQQPGAVVNAPATAVEIPAITLISASQTGNARRVAEALRDDLLAAKLNVNLVNAGDYKFKQIASEKLVVVVASTQGEGEPAEEAVALHKFLFSKKAPKLDGTAFAVFGLGDTSYEFFCQSGKDFDSKLAELGAERLLDRVDADVEYQAAAAEWRARIVDVLKARVPKDTPAQAANSASGAVNEVSTSPYTKEEPLVASLSVNQKITGRDSEKDVRHIEIDLGDSGLRYQPGDALGVWYQNDPALVKELVELLWLKGTEQVNVEGKTLPLSEALQWHFELTVNTANIVENYATLTRSETLLPLVGDKAKLQHYAATTPIVDMVRFSPAQLDAEALIGLLRPLTPRLYSIASSQAEVESEVHITVGAVRFDIEGRARAGGASSFLADRVEEEGEVRVFIEHNDNFRLPANPETPVIMIGPGTGIAPFRAFMQQRAAEEAPGKNWLFFGNPHFTEDFLYQVEWQRYVKEGVLSRIDLAWSRDQKQKIYVQDKLREQGAELWAWINNGAHLYVCGDANRMAKDVEQALLEVIAEFGGMDIETADEFLSELRVERRYQRDVY, from the coding sequence ATGACAACACAGGCCCCACCTTCGAATTTGCTTCCTCTGAACCCGGAGCAACTGGCGCGCCTTCAGGCGGCCACCACTGATTTTTCACCTACTCAGCTTGCCTGGGTTTCAGGCTATTTCTGGGGAATGCTCAATCAGCAGCCTGGAGCGGTCGTGAATGCGCCAGCCACAGCGGTTGAAATTCCGGCTATTACGCTGATCTCTGCTTCGCAAACGGGCAATGCCCGTCGCGTGGCGGAAGCGCTGCGTGACGATCTGCTCGCCGCCAAACTGAACGTGAACCTGGTGAACGCCGGGGATTATAAATTTAAACAAATCGCGTCAGAAAAACTGGTTGTCGTTGTGGCGTCTACGCAGGGCGAAGGCGAACCGGCCGAAGAAGCGGTCGCACTACATAAATTCCTGTTCTCGAAAAAAGCGCCAAAACTCGACGGCACCGCGTTTGCTGTCTTCGGTCTGGGCGACACGTCCTATGAGTTCTTCTGCCAGTCCGGCAAAGATTTCGACAGCAAGCTGGCGGAACTGGGCGCAGAGCGTCTGCTGGATCGCGTGGATGCCGACGTTGAGTATCAAGCCGCGGCCGCCGAATGGCGCGCACGGATTGTGGATGTGCTGAAAGCGCGCGTACCGAAGGATACGCCAGCACAGGCGGCGAACAGTGCTTCAGGTGCGGTCAATGAAGTCTCTACTAGCCCGTATACCAAAGAAGAGCCGCTGGTTGCGAGCCTGTCCGTAAATCAAAAAATTACCGGTCGCGATTCGGAAAAAGACGTTCGCCATATCGAAATTGATCTGGGTGATTCCGGCTTGCGCTACCAGCCGGGCGATGCGCTTGGCGTCTGGTATCAAAACGATCCTGCATTAGTGAAAGAGCTGGTGGAACTGCTGTGGCTGAAAGGCACCGAGCAGGTCAACGTGGAGGGCAAAACGCTGCCGCTTTCCGAAGCGCTACAGTGGCATTTTGAGCTGACGGTCAACACCGCCAATATTGTCGAGAATTACGCCACGCTAACCCGTAGCGAAACGCTGCTGCCGCTGGTGGGCGACAAAGCCAAACTGCAGCATTACGCCGCAACCACCCCGATTGTCGATATGGTGCGATTCTCTCCGGCACAGCTCGACGCCGAGGCCTTAATCGGTCTGCTGCGCCCGTTAACGCCGCGCCTCTATTCCATTGCCTCGTCTCAGGCGGAAGTGGAAAGCGAAGTGCACATCACCGTAGGGGCCGTACGCTTCGATATCGAAGGCCGTGCGCGGGCGGGCGGGGCCTCCAGTTTCCTGGCCGATCGCGTTGAGGAAGAGGGCGAAGTCCGCGTCTTCATTGAGCATAACGATAACTTCCGCCTGCCTGCGAACCCTGAAACACCGGTCATCATGATTGGTCCAGGCACAGGGATCGCACCGTTCCGCGCGTTTATGCAGCAGCGTGCAGCCGAGGAAGCGCCTGGCAAAAACTGGCTGTTCTTTGGCAACCCGCACTTTACGGAAGATTTCCTTTATCAGGTTGAGTGGCAGCGCTACGTCAAAGAGGGCGTGCTCTCGCGCATCGATCTGGCGTGGTCTCGTGACCAAAAACAAAAAATATACGTACAAGACAAACTGCGCGAACAGGGCGCAGAGCTGTGGGCGTGGATCAATAACGGTGCCCACCTTTATGTCTGCGGCGACGCCAATCGTATGGCGAAAGACGTTGAGCAGGCTTTGCTGGAAGTGATTGCCGAATTCGGTGGTATGGATATCGAAACGGCGGATGAATTTTTAAGTGAGCTGCGCGTAGAGCGCCGTTATCAGCGAGATGTCTACTAA
- the eno gene encoding phosphopyruvate hydratase, with protein sequence MSKIVKVIGREIIDSRGNPTVEAEVHLEGGFVGMAAAPSGASTGSREALELRDGDKSRYMGKGVLKAVGAVNGPIAQAVLGKDAKDQAGIDKIMIDLDGTENKSNFGANAILAVSLATAKAAAASKGQALFEHIAELNGTPGKYSMPVPMMNIINGGEHADNNVDIQEFMIQPVGAKSLKEAVRMGSEVFHNLAKVLKAKGMNTAVGDEGGYAPNLGSNAEALAVIAEAVKAAGYELGTDITLAMDCAASEFYKDGKYVLAGEGNKAFTSEEFTHFLEDLTKQYPIVSIEDGLDESDWDGFAYQTKVLGDKIQLVGDDLFVTNTKILKEGIDKGIVNSILIKFNQIGSLTETLAAIKMAKDAGYTAVISHRSGETEDATIADLAVGTAAGQIKTGSMSRSDRVAKYNQLIRIEEALGEKAPYNGRKEIKGQ encoded by the coding sequence ATGTCCAAAATTGTTAAAGTCATCGGTCGTGAAATCATCGACTCCCGTGGTAACCCTACCGTAGAAGCTGAAGTTCACCTTGAAGGTGGTTTCGTTGGTATGGCTGCTGCGCCGTCAGGTGCTTCTACTGGTTCCCGCGAAGCACTGGAACTGCGCGATGGCGACAAATCCCGTTACATGGGCAAAGGCGTACTGAAAGCTGTTGGCGCGGTAAACGGCCCAATCGCTCAGGCTGTTCTTGGCAAAGATGCCAAAGACCAGGCTGGTATCGACAAGATCATGATCGATCTGGACGGTACTGAAAACAAATCTAACTTCGGTGCGAACGCAATCCTGGCTGTGTCTCTGGCAACGGCTAAAGCGGCTGCTGCTTCTAAAGGTCAGGCGCTGTTCGAACACATCGCTGAACTGAACGGCACCCCAGGAAAATACTCTATGCCGGTTCCGATGATGAACATCATCAACGGTGGCGAGCACGCGGACAACAACGTTGATATTCAGGAATTCATGATTCAGCCAGTAGGCGCGAAATCCCTGAAAGAAGCGGTTCGTATGGGTTCTGAAGTGTTCCATAACCTGGCTAAAGTTCTGAAAGCTAAAGGTATGAACACTGCTGTTGGTGATGAAGGTGGCTATGCGCCAAACCTGGGTTCCAACGCAGAAGCACTGGCTGTTATCGCTGAAGCTGTTAAAGCTGCAGGTTATGAGCTGGGCACCGACATCACTCTGGCGATGGACTGTGCAGCATCTGAATTCTACAAAGACGGTAAATACGTTCTGGCTGGTGAAGGCAACAAAGCGTTCACCTCTGAAGAATTCACTCACTTCCTGGAAGATCTGACCAAACAGTACCCAATCGTTTCTATCGAAGACGGTCTGGACGAATCTGATTGGGACGGTTTTGCATACCAGACTAAAGTTCTGGGCGACAAAATCCAGCTGGTTGGTGACGATCTGTTCGTAACCAACACCAAGATCCTGAAAGAAGGTATCGACAAAGGCATCGTTAACTCCATCCTGATCAAATTCAACCAGATCGGTTCTCTGACCGAAACTCTGGCTGCGATCAAAATGGCGAAAGACGCTGGCTACACTGCCGTTATCTCTCACCGTTCAGGCGAAACTGAAGACGCTACCATCGCTGACCTGGCTGTTGGTACCGCTGCTGGCCAGATCAAAACGGGTTCTATGAGCCGTTCTGACCGCGTTGCTAAATACAACCAGCTGATTCGTATCGAAGAAGCACTGGGCGAAAAAGCGCCGTACAACGGTCGTAAAGAGATCAAAGGTCAGTAA
- a CDS encoding N-acetylmannosamine-6-phosphate 2-epimerase → MKTVLDVLKGKLIVSCQALENEPLHSPFIMSRMALAAAQGGAAAIRANSVVDIAAIKQQVSLPVIGIIKRDYPGSEVFITATLKEIDELMTVNPEIIALDATARPRPNGQTLESFVGQIRARYPSVLLMADIATLAEAKEAQALGFDCVGTTLYGYTAETQGHSLPENDCEFLRDVVAAVSIPVVAEGNVDTPERAARCLALGAHTVVVGGAITRPQQITTRFVAAIEAHSIDRA, encoded by the coding sequence ATGAAGACTGTACTGGATGTATTGAAAGGCAAATTAATCGTCTCATGTCAGGCGCTGGAAAACGAACCGCTGCACAGCCCGTTCATTATGTCGCGCATGGCACTGGCCGCGGCGCAGGGCGGTGCGGCAGCGATTCGGGCCAACAGCGTGGTGGATATCGCCGCCATTAAACAGCAGGTTTCCCTGCCGGTGATTGGCATCATTAAGCGTGATTATCCGGGCAGCGAGGTGTTTATTACCGCTACGCTCAAGGAGATCGATGAACTGATGACGGTGAATCCGGAAATTATCGCGCTGGACGCCACCGCCCGACCGCGTCCGAATGGACAAACGCTGGAATCGTTTGTCGGGCAAATCCGCGCGCGCTATCCGTCGGTGCTTTTAATGGCGGATATCGCTACGCTGGCGGAAGCGAAAGAGGCACAAGCGTTAGGATTTGATTGCGTAGGCACCACACTTTACGGCTATACGGCGGAAACGCAGGGCCATTCGCTTCCCGAAAATGACTGTGAGTTTTTACGCGATGTGGTGGCTGCCGTGAGTATTCCTGTCGTGGCTGAAGGCAATGTCGACACGCCTGAGCGTGCTGCGCGCTGTCTTGCGCTAGGCGCTCACACAGTGGTTGTAGGGGGCGCTATTACGCGTCCTCAGCAAATCACGACACGTTTCGTCGCGGCGATTGAGGCACACAGCATCGATCGGGCATGA
- the queD gene encoding 6-carboxytetrahydropterin synthase QueD, producing MSTTLFKDFIFEAAHHLPHVPQGHKCGRLHGHSFMVRLEITGEVDPHTGWIMDFSELKAAFKPTYDRLDHYYLNDIPGLENPTSEVLAKWIWDQMKPLVPLLSSVMIKETCTAGCVYRGE from the coding sequence ATGTCCACCACACTGTTTAAAGATTTCATCTTCGAAGCCGCCCATCACCTTCCGCATGTCCCGCAAGGGCATAAATGTGGCCGTCTGCACGGGCACTCTTTTATGGTGCGTCTTGAGATTACTGGTGAAGTCGATCCACATACTGGCTGGATTATGGACTTCTCCGAACTGAAAGCGGCGTTTAAGCCGACGTACGATCGCCTCGATCATTACTATCTGAATGATATTCCCGGGCTGGAAAACCCAACCAGCGAAGTGCTGGCAAAATGGATCTGGGATCAGATGAAACCGCTGGTGCCGCTGTTAAGCTCGGTGATGATCAAAGAGACGTGTACCGCAGGCTGCGTGTATCGCGGAGAGTAA
- a CDS encoding PTS transporter subunit EIIC yields MMQMFSGASSGAWFEKAQRFGKSFMLPIAVLPAAGLLLGIGGALSNPNTLTAYPFLDIGWLQAIFTIMSSAGSIVFANLSVLFAVGVAVGLAKTDKGTAGLAALLAFLVMNATINALLILTGKLALENPGAVGQGMTLGIQTLETGVFGGVVMGLVTCTLHHRFNKIALPQFLGFFGGSRFVPIISSLAAIVVGAAMTVVWPHFQKLIFGLGGLVDATGYLGTLLYGFILRMLGPFGLHHIFYLPFWTTALGGSEIVNGHLVEGTQRIFFAQLADPNTQQFYLGTSRFMSGRFITMMFGLLGACLAMYHTAKPENKKRVAGLLISAALTSFLTGITEPIEFSFLFVAPVLYVIHAFFDGLAFMLAHILHITIGQTFSGGFIDFILFGVLQGEAKTNWMYVPLVGVPWFFLYYFTFRFMITRFGYATPGREKEAVVESTLPQSERAAAVIAGLGGRENLEEVDCCATRLRVTVKDGGKVNEAALKATGARGVIVRGNGVQVIYGPHVTIIKNEVEEILS; encoded by the coding sequence ATGATGCAAATGTTCAGCGGTGCCTCATCAGGCGCGTGGTTTGAAAAGGCCCAGCGGTTTGGTAAGTCGTTTATGTTACCGATCGCCGTGTTGCCAGCGGCGGGTTTGCTGTTAGGAATTGGCGGCGCGTTATCAAATCCGAACACGCTCACCGCCTATCCATTTCTCGATATCGGCTGGCTGCAGGCCATTTTCACCATTATGAGCAGTGCGGGTTCGATTGTATTTGCAAACCTGTCGGTGCTGTTTGCGGTTGGCGTTGCGGTTGGCCTGGCGAAAACGGACAAAGGCACGGCTGGGCTTGCAGCATTGCTCGCGTTCCTGGTGATGAATGCCACCATCAATGCCTTGCTGATTCTGACGGGCAAGCTCGCGCTGGAAAATCCAGGTGCCGTGGGGCAGGGGATGACCCTTGGCATTCAGACGCTGGAGACCGGCGTCTTTGGTGGCGTGGTGATGGGTCTGGTCACCTGCACTCTGCATCATCGGTTCAATAAAATCGCGCTGCCGCAGTTCCTCGGCTTCTTCGGCGGCTCACGCTTTGTGCCGATTATCAGCTCTCTGGCAGCCATCGTCGTCGGCGCGGCGATGACGGTTGTGTGGCCGCACTTTCAGAAACTGATCTTTGGCCTCGGTGGCCTGGTGGATGCGACGGGTTATCTCGGCACGCTACTGTACGGTTTTATCCTGCGGATGCTCGGCCCGTTTGGTTTGCACCATATTTTCTATCTGCCTTTCTGGACGACGGCGCTGGGCGGCAGTGAGATCGTTAACGGTCATCTGGTCGAAGGCACGCAGCGGATCTTCTTTGCACAGCTTGCCGATCCGAATACCCAACAATTTTACCTCGGCACTTCACGTTTTATGTCCGGGCGCTTTATCACCATGATGTTCGGCCTGCTCGGGGCGTGTCTGGCGATGTATCACACTGCCAAACCCGAGAATAAAAAGCGCGTCGCGGGGCTGCTGATTTCTGCAGCGTTGACCTCTTTCCTGACGGGCATTACCGAGCCGATTGAGTTCTCGTTCCTGTTCGTGGCACCGGTGCTTTATGTCATCCACGCGTTCTTCGATGGACTGGCATTTATGCTCGCCCACATTCTGCATATCACCATTGGACAGACATTTTCCGGCGGCTTTATCGATTTCATCCTGTTTGGCGTCCTGCAAGGCGAGGCCAAAACGAACTGGATGTATGTTCCGCTGGTCGGCGTGCCGTGGTTCTTCCTCTATTACTTCACCTTCCGCTTCATGATCACCCGATTTGGCTACGCCACGCCGGGACGCGAAAAAGAGGCGGTGGTCGAAAGCACGCTCCCACAAAGTGAACGCGCGGCGGCGGTGATCGCCGGGCTTGGCGGCAGAGAGAATCTTGAAGAGGTGGACTGCTGTGCAACGCGGTTGCGCGTGACGGTCAAGGATGGCGGAAAGGTCAATGAGGCCGCGCTAAAAGCCACTGGCGCACGCGGTGTGATCGTCCGCGGTAACGGCGTTCAGGTCATTTACGGCCCGCATGTCACCATTATCAAAAACGAAGTTGAAGAGATTTTATCGTGA
- the queE gene encoding 7-carboxy-7-deazaguanine synthase QueE, with product MQYPINEMFQTLQGEGYFTGVPAIFIRLQGCPVGCAWCDTKHTWDKLADREVSLFSILAKTKESDKWGAGSAEDLLAIIGRQGWTARHVVITGGEPCIHDLMSLTDLLEKNGYSCQIETSGTHEVRCSHTAWVTVSPKVNMRGGYDVLSQALERADEIKHPVGRMRDIEALDELLATLTDEKQRIIALQPISQKDDATRLCIETCIARNWRLSMQTHKYLNIA from the coding sequence ATGCAGTACCCGATTAACGAGATGTTCCAAACCCTGCAAGGCGAGGGTTACTTCACTGGCGTTCCTGCTATTTTTATTCGTTTACAGGGATGCCCGGTTGGCTGTGCCTGGTGTGATACCAAACATACGTGGGACAAACTGGCAGATCGGGAAGTATCGCTGTTTAGCATTCTTGCCAAAACCAAAGAAAGCGATAAATGGGGAGCCGGGAGCGCAGAAGATCTGCTGGCGATAATTGGTCGTCAGGGATGGACGGCGCGCCACGTGGTGATAACCGGCGGTGAACCATGCATTCACGATCTCATGTCGCTGACCGATTTGCTGGAAAAGAACGGCTACAGCTGCCAGATTGAAACCAGCGGCACGCATGAAGTGCGCTGCTCTCACACCGCCTGGGTGACTGTATCGCCAAAAGTGAACATGCGCGGTGGCTACGACGTGCTTTCGCAGGCGCTTGAGCGTGCCGATGAGATTAAGCATCCGGTTGGCCGCATGCGTGATATCGAAGCGCTGGATGAACTGCTAGCGACGTTGACCGATGAAAAGCAGCGAATCATCGCCCTTCAGCCGATCAGTCAGAAAGATGACGCGACGCGTCTGTGCATTGAAACCTGCATCGCCCGCAACTGGCGATTGTCGATGCAGACGCACAAGTATCTGAATATTGCCTGA